From Streptomyces sp. NBC_00370, a single genomic window includes:
- a CDS encoding malate dehydrogenase, with product MTRTPVNVTVTGAAGQIGYALLFRIASGHLLGADVPVKLRLLEIPQGLKAAEGTAMELDDCAFPLLGGIEITDDPNVAFDGANVALLVGARPRTKGMERGDLLSANGGIFKPQGKAINDNAADDIKVLVVGNPANTNALIAQAAAPDVPAERFTAMTRLDHNRAISQLARKTGAAVSDIKRLTIWGNHSATQYPDIFHAEIAGKNAAETVNDEAWLADTFIPTVAKRGAAIIEARGASSAASAANAAIDHVHTWVNGTADGDWTSMGIVSDGSYGVPEGIISSFPVTTKDGSYEIVQGLSVNDFSRARIDASVKELQEERDAVRELGLI from the coding sequence ATGACCCGCACTCCCGTGAATGTCACCGTCACCGGCGCGGCCGGCCAGATCGGCTACGCGCTGCTCTTCCGCATCGCCTCCGGCCACCTGCTCGGCGCGGACGTGCCGGTCAAGCTGCGTCTCCTGGAGATCCCGCAGGGTCTCAAGGCGGCGGAGGGCACCGCGATGGAACTCGACGACTGCGCCTTCCCGCTGCTCGGCGGCATCGAGATCACGGACGACCCGAACGTCGCCTTCGACGGCGCGAACGTGGCCCTCCTCGTCGGCGCCCGCCCCCGTACCAAGGGCATGGAGCGCGGCGACCTCCTCTCGGCCAACGGCGGCATCTTCAAGCCGCAGGGCAAGGCCATCAACGACAACGCAGCCGACGACATCAAGGTGCTCGTCGTCGGCAACCCGGCCAACACCAACGCGCTGATCGCGCAGGCCGCGGCCCCCGACGTACCGGCCGAGCGCTTCACCGCCATGACGCGCCTCGACCACAACCGCGCCATCTCGCAGCTCGCCCGGAAGACCGGCGCCGCCGTCTCCGACATCAAGCGGCTGACGATCTGGGGCAACCACTCCGCCACCCAGTACCCGGACATCTTCCACGCGGAGATCGCCGGCAAGAACGCGGCCGAGACCGTCAACGACGAGGCGTGGCTGGCCGACACGTTCATCCCGACCGTCGCCAAGCGCGGCGCCGCGATCATCGAGGCCCGTGGCGCCTCGTCCGCGGCCTCGGCGGCCAACGCGGCGATCGACCACGTGCACACCTGGGTCAACGGCACGGCCGACGGCGACTGGACGTCCATGGGCATCGTCTCCGACGGCTCGTACGGCGTGCCGGAGGGCATCATCTCCTCCTTCCCCGTCACCACGAAGGACGGCTCCTACGAGATCGTCCAGGGCCTGTCGGTCAACGACTTCTCGCGGGCGCGGATCGACGCGTCGGTGAAGGAGCTCCAGGAGGAGCGCGACGCGGTGCGCGAGCTCGGCCTGATCTGA
- a CDS encoding helix-turn-helix transcriptional regulator, giving the protein MSEHVHNRMAVVRAERKVSRQQLAEAVGVHYQTVGYIERGQYNPSLDLALRIAEFFGLPVEALFSLEPFSPLTDEVYGRKQR; this is encoded by the coding sequence ATGAGCGAGCACGTGCACAACAGAATGGCGGTTGTCAGGGCGGAGCGGAAAGTGTCCAGACAACAGCTGGCGGAGGCCGTCGGGGTGCACTACCAGACGGTGGGCTACATCGAGCGGGGCCAGTACAACCCCAGCCTCGATCTGGCCCTGCGGATCGCGGAGTTCTTCGGCCTGCCCGTCGAAGCCCTGTTCTCCCTGGAGCCGTTCAGCCCGCTCACGGACGAGGTCTACGGGAGGAAGCAGCGATGA
- a CDS encoding DUF5990 family protein: MDDDGVMLIRIEATALPGRTIGPGPTFDAVDNVHVGVQRKDQPGEVLDPQPGDARSVAWTLECAAAASDTGIDITGRYVQNRLGGRFVYLSWGTLDDAGLFTMFRRAKLMFAAVPPRTVEAATRTGCLTAKLLLTDGAGHPLCGAVRPPLVAWTATPR, translated from the coding sequence ATGGACGATGATGGCGTGATGCTGATCCGTATCGAGGCCACCGCCCTGCCGGGACGCACCATCGGTCCCGGGCCCACCTTCGACGCGGTCGACAACGTCCACGTCGGGGTGCAGCGCAAGGACCAGCCGGGCGAGGTGCTCGATCCGCAGCCCGGCGACGCCCGTTCGGTGGCCTGGACGCTGGAGTGCGCCGCAGCCGCCTCGGACACCGGCATCGACATCACGGGCCGCTACGTGCAGAACCGGCTCGGCGGGCGGTTCGTGTACCTGTCCTGGGGGACCCTCGACGACGCGGGACTCTTCACGATGTTCCGCCGGGCGAAGCTGATGTTCGCCGCGGTGCCGCCCCGGACCGTCGAGGCGGCGACGCGCACCGGCTGTCTGACGGCGAAACTGCTCCTCACCGACGGCGCGGGCCACCCGCTGTGCGGCGCCGTCCGCCCGCCCCTGGTGGCCTGGACCGCCACTCCACGCTGA
- a CDS encoding isocitrate lyase/PEP mutase family protein codes for MTVALFRALHHDRAPGDPLVVPGPWDAGSARVFADAGFPALATPSAGVAASLGHEDGATPPDEMFAAVTRIVRAVPVPVSADVEGGYGLSAEELVARVLGTGAVGCNLEDSTAAGMKDPLAHADWLAEVRAEAGDALFVNARVDTFIHGSADPADAVARARLYVAAGADCVYPIGVPPESLPALRAGVEGPVNTAAGPDGPSVAELGRLGATRITYGPGLQRRAMAAVAEIAAELRG; via the coding sequence ATGACCGTCGCTCTCTTCCGCGCCCTGCACCACGACCGCGCCCCCGGCGACCCGCTGGTCGTGCCCGGCCCCTGGGACGCGGGCAGCGCGCGCGTCTTCGCCGACGCGGGGTTCCCCGCGCTCGCGACCCCGAGCGCGGGGGTCGCCGCGTCCCTCGGCCACGAGGACGGCGCGACCCCGCCGGACGAGATGTTCGCCGCGGTGACCCGGATCGTACGGGCCGTCCCCGTACCCGTGTCGGCGGACGTCGAAGGCGGATACGGGCTCTCCGCCGAGGAGTTGGTGGCCCGGGTCCTCGGTACGGGCGCGGTCGGCTGCAATCTGGAGGACTCGACGGCCGCCGGTATGAAGGACCCGCTAGCGCACGCCGACTGGCTGGCGGAGGTACGGGCGGAGGCGGGCGACGCGCTGTTCGTCAACGCGCGCGTGGACACCTTCATCCACGGCTCGGCCGACCCGGCCGACGCCGTCGCCCGCGCCCGGCTCTATGTCGCGGCGGGCGCCGACTGCGTCTACCCGATCGGCGTACCCCCGGAGAGCCTGCCGGCGCTCAGGGCCGGCGTGGAAGGCCCCGTCAACACGGCAGCGGGACCCGACGGGCCCTCGGTGGCGGAGCTGGGCCGGCTCGGCGCGACCAGGATCACCTACGGCCCCGGCCTGCAGCGCCGGGCGATGGCGGCCGTCGCCGAGATCGCGGCGGAGCTGCGCGGCTGA
- a CDS encoding carboxymuconolactone decarboxylase family protein, which translates to MTTSEAVHTAAATTDDRLPEHTPRLDVAKLAPDFYKAMVRLEAAARRDIDPALYHLIKIRASQINHCAFCLDMHTKDAIASGESVERIIQLGAWAESQHFYTAKEVAALELTEAVTVLTDGFVPDAVYEKAALHLDETELAQVIAAITVINAWNRLGVSARLVPGHYVPAAHTH; encoded by the coding sequence ATGACCACGAGCGAAGCAGTGCACACAGCGGCAGCGACGACGGACGACCGGCTCCCCGAACACACCCCCCGGCTCGACGTCGCGAAGCTCGCCCCCGACTTCTACAAGGCGATGGTGCGGCTGGAGGCGGCGGCCCGGCGCGACATCGACCCGGCGCTCTACCACCTGATCAAGATCCGCGCCTCGCAGATCAACCACTGCGCGTTCTGCCTCGACATGCACACCAAGGACGCCATCGCCTCGGGCGAGTCCGTGGAGCGGATCATCCAGCTCGGCGCCTGGGCGGAGTCGCAGCACTTCTACACCGCCAAGGAGGTCGCCGCGCTCGAACTGACCGAGGCGGTCACCGTCCTGACCGACGGTTTCGTGCCGGACGCCGTGTACGAGAAGGCGGCGCTGCACCTGGACGAGACGGAGCTGGCGCAGGTCATCGCCGCGATCACGGTGATCAACGCCTGGAACCGGCTCGGTGTCTCCGCCCGTCTCGTGCCGGGCCACTACGTGCCCGCCGCGCACACCCACTGA
- the pdxR gene encoding MocR-like pyridoxine biosynthesis transcription factor PdxR produces MTDSWASGTAFGADLHLELRGSGLRAGLMDALREAVRTGRLTPGTRLPSSRSLAADLGIARNTVADAYAELVAEGWLTAQQGSGTQVARRAAPRRPARTARTTRPVSRKVTYNLMSGRPDLATFPRAQWLKAARRALTEAPDDAFGYGDPRGRVELRTVLADYLARARGVYADPDRVVVCSGFVHGLMLLGRVLKARKVRAVAVEAYGFDEHRDLLTQAGLRTPPLPLDGHGARTGELARTPGAGAVLLTPAHQYPTGVALHPDRRAAAVDWARATGGLILEDDYDGEFRYDRQPVGALQGLDPERVVYLGTASKALAPGLRLGWMVLPRELVAEVVEAKGPSDWASSALEQLTLAEFMRSGGYDRHVRSARLRYRRRRDQFVAALAERNPGIAVRGIAAGLHAVLELPPGTERAVVEAATWQGLAVDGLSRYRHPDAGPGRRVPMPAADGLVIGYGTPSDSAWTGALDALCRVLPDSA; encoded by the coding sequence ATGACAGATTCCTGGGCCAGTGGAACCGCTTTCGGCGCCGATCTGCATCTGGAGCTGCGCGGCAGCGGACTGCGGGCCGGGCTGATGGACGCCCTGCGTGAGGCGGTACGCACCGGCCGGCTGACGCCGGGCACCCGGCTGCCGTCGTCCCGCTCGCTCGCCGCCGACCTGGGCATCGCCCGCAACACCGTCGCCGACGCCTACGCCGAACTCGTCGCCGAGGGCTGGCTCACCGCCCAGCAGGGCTCGGGGACCCAGGTCGCCCGGCGGGCCGCGCCGCGCAGGCCGGCCAGGACCGCGCGTACGACCCGGCCGGTCAGCCGCAAGGTCACCTACAACCTGATGTCCGGCAGGCCCGACCTCGCCACCTTCCCCCGGGCGCAGTGGCTCAAGGCGGCCCGCCGCGCGCTGACCGAAGCGCCGGACGACGCCTTCGGGTACGGGGATCCGCGCGGCCGGGTCGAACTGCGCACCGTCCTCGCCGACTACCTGGCGCGCGCCCGGGGCGTGTACGCGGACCCGGACCGGGTCGTCGTCTGCTCCGGCTTCGTGCACGGGCTGATGCTGCTGGGCCGGGTGCTCAAGGCGCGCAAGGTACGGGCCGTCGCCGTCGAGGCGTACGGCTTCGACGAGCACCGGGACCTGCTTACCCAGGCCGGGCTGCGCACCCCGCCGCTGCCCCTCGACGGGCACGGCGCCCGCACCGGGGAACTGGCCAGGACGCCCGGCGCCGGGGCCGTACTGCTCACGCCCGCGCACCAGTACCCCACCGGCGTCGCGCTCCACCCCGACCGGCGCGCCGCCGCCGTCGACTGGGCGCGCGCCACCGGCGGACTGATCCTGGAGGACGACTACGACGGCGAGTTCCGCTACGACCGGCAGCCGGTGGGCGCCCTCCAGGGCCTCGATCCGGAGCGGGTGGTGTATCTCGGCACGGCGAGCAAGGCCCTCGCGCCGGGGCTGCGGCTGGGCTGGATGGTGCTGCCGCGGGAACTCGTCGCCGAGGTGGTCGAGGCCAAGGGGCCGAGCGACTGGGCGTCGAGCGCGCTGGAGCAGCTCACGCTCGCCGAGTTCATGCGCTCGGGCGGCTACGACCGGCACGTACGCTCCGCCCGGCTGCGCTACCGGCGCCGCCGTGACCAGTTCGTCGCGGCGCTGGCCGAGCGCAACCCGGGTATCGCGGTGCGCGGCATCGCGGCGGGGCTGCACGCCGTACTGGAACTCCCGCCGGGCACCGAGCGCGCCGTGGTCGAGGCCGCGACCTGGCAGGGCCTCGCCGTGGACGGGCTGAGCCGCTACCGCCACCCGGACGCGGGGCCCGGCAGGCGGGTGCCGATGCCGGCGGCGGACGGGCTGGTGATCGGCTACGGGACGCCGAGCGACAGCGCCTGGACGGGCGCGCTCGACGCGCTGTGCCGCGTACTGCCGGACAGCGCCTAG
- a CDS encoding VOC family protein: MSIQLNHTIVHARDNRASAEFLAGILGLTAGDTWGPFVPLELSNGVTLDFATVPAESIVMQHYAFLVTEREFDGIFRRIQDAGLTYYADPHMKQPGEINHHDGGRGVYFLDPAGHGMEAITRPYGSGPVS, from the coding sequence GTGTCGATCCAGTTGAACCACACCATCGTCCACGCCCGGGACAACCGGGCCTCCGCCGAATTCCTGGCGGGCATCCTCGGCCTGACGGCCGGGGACACCTGGGGTCCGTTCGTCCCCCTCGAACTCAGCAACGGCGTCACCCTGGACTTCGCGACCGTCCCGGCCGAGTCCATCGTCATGCAGCACTACGCGTTCCTCGTCACGGAGCGGGAGTTCGACGGGATCTTCCGGCGGATCCAGGACGCCGGGCTCACGTACTACGCCGATCCGCACATGAAGCAGCCCGGCGAGATCAACCATCACGACGGCGGCCGGGGCGTGTACTTCCTCGACCCGGCGGGCCACGGCATGGAAGCCATCACCCGCCCGTACGGCAGCGGCCCGGTGAGCTGA
- the rocD gene encoding ornithine--oxo-acid transaminase, which translates to MSTTESAIASAEAHSAHNYHPLPVVVASAEGAWMTDVEGRRFLDMLAGYSALNFGHGNRRLIDAAKAQLERVTLTSRAFHHDRFAEFCTQLSELCGMEMVLPMNTGAEAVETAVKTARKWGYRVKGVPDNQAKIVVAADNFHGRTTTVISFSTDPEARADYGPYTPGFEIVPYGDLAALEAAVTDNTVAVLLEPIQGEAGVLVPPAGYLAGVRELTRARNVLFVADEIQSGLGRTGKTFACEHEGVVPDMYLLGKALGGGVVPVSAVVSSAEVLGVFRPGEHGSTFGGNPLACAVALEVIAMLRTGEFQQRAAELGDHLHHELGLLVGGGAVDAVRGRGLWAGVDVVPSRGTGRQISERLMERGVLVKDTHGSTIRIAPPLVISKEDLDWGLDQLRGVLSE; encoded by the coding sequence GTGTCGACAACGGAGAGCGCCATCGCCTCGGCGGAGGCCCACAGTGCGCACAACTACCACCCGCTGCCCGTCGTCGTCGCTTCGGCCGAGGGGGCCTGGATGACCGATGTCGAGGGGCGCCGCTTCCTCGACATGCTCGCCGGGTATTCCGCGCTCAACTTCGGCCACGGCAACCGCCGGCTCATCGACGCTGCCAAGGCGCAGTTGGAGCGGGTGACGCTCACCTCGCGGGCCTTCCACCACGACCGGTTCGCCGAATTCTGCACCCAGCTGTCCGAGTTGTGCGGCATGGAGATGGTGCTGCCGATGAACACCGGGGCCGAGGCGGTGGAGACGGCGGTGAAGACCGCCAGGAAGTGGGGGTACCGCGTCAAGGGCGTGCCGGACAACCAGGCGAAGATCGTCGTCGCCGCCGACAACTTCCACGGCCGTACGACCACGGTCATCAGCTTCTCCACGGACCCGGAGGCGCGGGCGGACTACGGCCCGTACACCCCGGGGTTCGAGATCGTGCCGTACGGCGATCTGGCCGCGCTCGAAGCGGCGGTGACCGACAACACCGTCGCCGTGCTGCTGGAGCCGATCCAGGGCGAGGCCGGGGTGCTGGTCCCGCCCGCCGGCTATCTCGCCGGGGTACGGGAGCTGACCCGCGCGCGCAACGTGCTCTTCGTCGCGGACGAGATCCAGTCGGGGCTCGGCAGGACGGGGAAGACCTTCGCCTGCGAGCACGAGGGCGTCGTGCCGGACATGTACCTGCTCGGCAAGGCGCTGGGCGGCGGGGTGGTCCCCGTCTCCGCCGTGGTGTCGTCCGCCGAGGTGCTCGGGGTCTTCCGGCCCGGGGAGCACGGCTCGACCTTCGGCGGCAATCCGCTGGCCTGCGCGGTGGCACTGGAGGTCATCGCGATGCTGCGGACCGGGGAGTTCCAGCAGCGCGCCGCTGAGCTGGGCGACCATCTCCACCACGAGCTGGGGCTGTTGGTGGGCGGCGGCGCCGTCGACGCGGTGCGCGGCCGTGGCCTGTGGGCCGGGGTCGACGTCGTACCGTCGCGCGGCACGGGCCGGCAGATCTCCGAGCGGCTGATGGAGCGCGGTGTGCTGGTGAAGGACACGCACGGCTCCACCATCCGGATCGCCCCGCCGCTGGTGATCAGCAAGGAGGACCTGGACTGGGGCCTGGACCAACTGCGCGGTGTGCTCAGCGAGTAG
- the glyA gene encoding serine hydroxymethyltransferase, which produces MTLPPHHPALSAADPELAALVGAEERLQAETLRLIASENYVSAAVLEASGTVLQNKYSEGYPGRRYYEGQQVIDQVERLAVARAKALFGVEHANVQPYSGSPANLAVYLAFAEPGDTVMGMALPMGGHLTHGWGVSATGTWFRGVQYGVRADTGRIDFDEVRDLALKERPKVIFCGGTAIPRTIDFAAFGEIARECGAVLVADVAHIAGLIVGGAHPSPVPYADVISTTTHKTLRGPRGAMLMSRASHAKAIDKAVFPGLQGGPHNQTTAAIAVALHEAARPSFPEYARSVVANAKALAEALLERGFDLVSGGTDNHLILMDLTPKNVPGKLAAKALDRAGLVVNHNAVPYDPRKPFDPSGLRIGTPSLTSRGLGTRHMPTVADWIDRGVTAAGAGDEDALAKIRTEVADLMTAFPAPGLPV; this is translated from the coding sequence ATGACCCTGCCCCCGCACCACCCCGCCCTGTCCGCCGCCGACCCCGAACTGGCCGCGCTGGTCGGCGCGGAGGAGCGGCTCCAGGCCGAGACGCTCCGGCTGATCGCCAGCGAGAACTACGTCTCCGCCGCCGTGCTCGAAGCGTCCGGGACCGTCCTGCAGAACAAGTACAGCGAGGGGTACCCCGGCCGCCGCTACTACGAGGGCCAGCAGGTCATCGACCAGGTCGAACGGCTCGCCGTGGCCCGCGCCAAGGCCCTGTTCGGCGTCGAGCACGCCAACGTCCAGCCCTACTCGGGGTCCCCGGCCAACCTCGCCGTCTATCTCGCGTTCGCCGAGCCCGGCGACACCGTCATGGGGATGGCGCTGCCCATGGGCGGCCATCTCACCCACGGCTGGGGCGTCTCGGCCACCGGCACCTGGTTCCGGGGCGTCCAGTACGGGGTGCGCGCCGACACCGGCCGGATCGACTTCGACGAGGTGCGTGACCTGGCGCTCAAGGAGCGCCCGAAGGTCATCTTCTGCGGCGGTACGGCCATCCCGCGCACCATCGACTTCGCGGCCTTCGGCGAGATCGCGCGGGAGTGCGGCGCCGTGCTCGTCGCCGACGTCGCCCATATCGCCGGGCTGATCGTCGGCGGCGCCCATCCCTCGCCCGTGCCGTACGCGGACGTGATCTCCACGACCACCCACAAGACCCTGCGCGGCCCGCGCGGCGCGATGCTGATGTCGCGCGCGTCCCACGCGAAGGCCATCGACAAGGCCGTCTTCCCCGGCCTCCAGGGCGGCCCGCACAACCAGACCACCGCCGCCATCGCCGTCGCCCTCCACGAGGCCGCCCGGCCGTCCTTCCCCGAGTACGCCCGGTCCGTCGTCGCCAACGCCAAGGCCCTCGCGGAGGCGCTGCTGGAGCGCGGCTTCGACCTGGTCTCCGGCGGCACCGACAACCACCTGATCCTGATGGACCTCACCCCCAAGAACGTCCCGGGCAAACTCGCGGCCAAGGCCCTCGACCGCGCCGGCCTCGTCGTCAACCACAACGCCGTCCCGTACGACCCGAGGAAGCCTTTCGACCCCTCGGGCCTGCGCATCGGCACCCCGTCCCTCACCTCACGCGGCCTGGGTACGCGGCACATGCCCACGGTGGCCGACTGGATCGACCGCGGCGTCACGGCGGCCGGCGCGGGCGACGAGGACGCCCTGGCCAAGATCCGCACCGAGGTGGCCGACCTCATGACGGCATTCCCCGCCCCGGGCCTGCCCGTCTGA
- the trpS gene encoding tryptophan--tRNA ligase, whose amino-acid sequence MPSDRPRALSGIQPTAGSFHLGNYLGAIRQYVALQESHDAFYMVVDLHAITVPQVPAELRANTRLAVAQLLAAGLDPARCTLFVQSHVPEHAQLGWVMNCLTGFGEASRMTQFKDKSAKQGADRSTVGLFTYPILQVADILLYQADAVPVGEDQRQHVELTRDLAERFNTRFGPTFTVPAPYIVKEVGKVYDLQDPTIKMSKSASTPKGLVNLLDDPKVTAKKIRSAVTDTGSEIVFDAADKPGISNLLTIYATLTGTGIQDLETAYAGKGYGALKTDLADIVVDFVTPFRTRTQEYLDDPETLDSILAEGADKARTVAAETLAQAYDRIGLLPAKH is encoded by the coding sequence ATGCCCTCTGACCGTCCCCGCGCGCTCTCCGGTATCCAGCCCACCGCAGGTTCGTTCCATCTCGGGAACTACCTCGGGGCGATCCGCCAGTATGTGGCGCTGCAAGAATCCCACGACGCCTTCTACATGGTCGTCGACCTGCACGCGATCACGGTTCCGCAGGTCCCCGCCGAGCTGCGGGCCAATACCCGGCTCGCCGTCGCCCAGCTGCTCGCCGCCGGGCTCGATCCGGCGCGGTGCACGCTGTTCGTGCAGAGCCATGTGCCCGAGCACGCCCAGCTCGGCTGGGTGATGAACTGTCTCACCGGCTTCGGCGAGGCGTCCCGGATGACGCAGTTCAAGGACAAGTCGGCCAAGCAGGGTGCCGACCGTTCCACCGTGGGGCTCTTCACGTACCCGATCCTGCAGGTCGCCGACATCCTGCTGTACCAGGCCGACGCCGTGCCCGTCGGTGAGGACCAGCGGCAGCACGTCGAGCTGACCCGCGATCTCGCCGAGCGCTTCAACACCCGCTTCGGTCCGACGTTCACGGTGCCCGCGCCGTACATCGTCAAGGAGGTCGGGAAGGTCTACGACCTCCAGGACCCGACGATCAAGATGAGCAAGTCGGCGTCCACGCCCAAGGGCCTGGTCAATCTGCTGGACGACCCGAAGGTCACGGCGAAGAAGATCAGGAGCGCCGTCACCGACACCGGCTCGGAGATCGTCTTCGACGCCGCCGACAAGCCCGGCATCAGCAATCTCCTCACCATCTACGCCACGCTCACCGGCACCGGAATCCAGGATCTGGAGACCGCGTACGCGGGCAAGGGCTACGGTGCGCTGAAGACGGACCTCGCGGACATCGTCGTCGATTTCGTCACACCGTTCAGGACCCGCACCCAGGAGTATCTGGACGACCCGGAGACGTTGGACTCGATCCTCGCCGAGGGCGCTGACAAGGCCCGTACGGTCGCGGCGGAGACCCTGGCGCAGGCGTACGACCGTATCGGCCTCCTGCCCGCCAAGCACTGA
- a CDS encoding 2'-5' RNA ligase family protein, whose protein sequence is MGTVTLGVSIAVPEPYGSLLQEQRAGFGDPAAHAIPTHVTLLPPTEIDHASLPAVEAHLAAVATASRPFPMRLSGTGTFRPLSPVVFIQVVEGASACSWLQKRVRDASGPLVRELQFPYHPHVTVAHGIAEDAMDRAYEELSEYGAQWSCTSFALYEQGTDGVWRKLHEYAFGGGGETYGVPSQSSPRDHHPAPSLRP, encoded by the coding sequence GTGGGGACCGTAACGCTCGGCGTTTCGATCGCGGTCCCGGAGCCGTACGGCAGTCTGCTCCAGGAGCAGCGTGCGGGCTTCGGTGATCCCGCGGCGCACGCCATCCCCACCCATGTCACGCTCCTCCCGCCGACGGAGATCGACCATGCGTCGCTGCCGGCCGTCGAGGCGCATCTCGCCGCCGTCGCGACGGCCAGCAGGCCCTTCCCGATGCGGCTCTCCGGCACCGGCACCTTCCGTCCGCTCTCGCCGGTCGTCTTCATCCAGGTCGTCGAAGGCGCCTCGGCGTGCAGCTGGCTCCAGAAGCGGGTCAGGGACGCCTCGGGACCCCTGGTACGGGAACTGCAGTTCCCGTACCACCCGCATGTCACCGTGGCGCACGGCATCGCCGAGGACGCCATGGACCGCGCCTACGAGGAGCTGTCCGAGTACGGCGCGCAGTGGAGCTGCACCTCGTTCGCGCTCTACGAGCAGGGCACGGACGGCGTGTGGCGCAAGCTGCACGAGTACGCGTTCGGCGGCGGCGGTGAGACGTACGGGGTGCCCTCGCAGAGCAGCCCGCGCGACCACCACCCCGCCCCCTCCCTTCGGCCTTAG